The candidate division WOR-3 bacterium genome contains a region encoding:
- the purL gene encoding phosphoribosylformylglycinamidine synthase subunit PurL, producing the protein MNVYKFFIKDLFSETLKDYLEIAKELGLKNLENVEEYRILWIKSSEKKEIIEKILLECIIDENEEKILVLNKTDNSYEITYHFGVKDPEAEEIERIFSEKGVPINVKRGKKIIIKGNLNEKEIEYFAKKALYNPIIEIFEKEIINPFFEPSEITPENEIVEIRNLNTKNLIKLSKEKHFYLLKDEMKLIRDYYRKIKREPTLIELETFAQMWSEHCVHKTFKGEIIYGNRKISLLNEIKKISEKNRKKFCQVLFKDNAGIFKFDKNISICAKVETHNHPSALEPYGGASTGIGGVIRDILGAGLSAKPIANIDVFCVGNLDTKHEELPEGILHPKRILKGVVKGVEDYGNRMGIPTVCGAVIYEKEYLTNPLVFCGTIGILPSKFVRKKVKPGNLIILAGGKTGKDGIHGATFSSAELTETSEEVHISAVQIGDPITEKKLLDAILEAREKKLFNFITDVGGGGLSSAITENVYPFGAEIHLERVPLKYKGLSPREIWISESQERMILFADKKNTLKLKEIFEKHNVEVTILGEVKKDGKLKLLYNNKIFGEIDIKFIHEKRPIIKRKVEKLKIKERKFIPRELNLNELKEICLKILSLPNIRSKEEIIKRYDHEVQGKTFKKPLEGKIFKSPFDGSIIKPIRDSKKALAISIGIKPSYSRISPFNSALNAVDEVIRSLISKGASPDKIVLLDNFCFASPEDKRTLQEIVESVLGAIEGAKFYKVPFISGKDSLYNEFKAKNKKYKILPTTLITGIGIVDDEKIVPSSYFKSINNPVYVIGKTNLEEIGGSEFLKIKKIFKKGIVPKVYPQKFLKLYNKIYLSLKKEIFESTHDVSEGGIFTALSEMCFALKRGIDIDLRNIKRPDLFLFSESAGRIIAEIKKEREKEFLLTFKNLPIFKLGKINESGIIKIITRKGEIELKVEELYKEYSKSPFLP; encoded by the coding sequence ATGAATGTTTATAAATTTTTCATAAAAGACCTTTTCTCTGAAACTTTAAAAGATTATCTTGAAATAGCAAAAGAACTTGGATTAAAAAATCTGGAAAATGTAGAAGAATACAGAATTCTGTGGATAAAAAGCTCTGAAAAAAAAGAAATAATTGAAAAAATACTCTTAGAATGTATAATTGATGAAAATGAAGAAAAAATTCTTGTTCTAAATAAAACAGATAACTCCTATGAAATCACTTATCACTTTGGAGTTAAAGATCCTGAAGCAGAAGAAATAGAAAGAATATTTAGTGAAAAAGGTGTTCCTATTAATGTTAAAAGAGGTAAAAAAATCATAATTAAAGGTAATTTAAATGAAAAAGAAATTGAATATTTCGCCAAAAAAGCACTTTACAATCCAATAATTGAAATTTTTGAAAAAGAAATAATTAACCCATTTTTTGAACCCTCTGAAATAACACCTGAAAATGAAATTGTTGAAATAAGAAATCTTAACACTAAAAACTTAATAAAACTTTCAAAGGAAAAACACTTCTATTTACTTAAAGATGAAATGAAATTAATAAGAGATTATTACAGAAAAATTAAAAGGGAACCAACCTTAATTGAACTTGAAACTTTTGCCCAGATGTGGTCTGAACACTGTGTCCATAAAACCTTTAAAGGAGAAATAATCTATGGAAATAGAAAAATTTCTTTATTAAATGAAATCAAAAAAATATCAGAAAAAAATAGAAAAAAATTTTGCCAGGTTCTTTTTAAAGATAATGCCGGAATTTTTAAATTCGATAAAAATATTTCAATATGCGCAAAAGTTGAAACCCATAACCACCCCTCTGCTCTTGAACCTTACGGTGGAGCATCAACAGGTATTGGTGGAGTTATAAGAGATATACTTGGAGCAGGACTTTCAGCAAAACCAATAGCAAATATTGATGTCTTTTGCGTTGGCAACCTTGATACCAAACATGAAGAACTTCCAGAAGGAATACTCCATCCTAAAAGAATCTTAAAAGGTGTTGTAAAAGGTGTTGAAGATTACGGAAACAGGATGGGAATACCAACAGTTTGTGGTGCTGTTATCTATGAAAAGGAATACCTAACAAATCCCCTTGTCTTCTGTGGCACAATAGGTATATTGCCTTCTAAATTTGTAAGAAAAAAAGTTAAACCCGGTAACTTAATAATCCTTGCAGGTGGAAAAACTGGGAAAGATGGTATACATGGAGCAACTTTCTCTTCAGCAGAACTTACAGAAACTTCTGAAGAAGTTCATATTTCAGCAGTTCAGATCGGTGACCCAATAACAGAAAAAAAACTTCTTGATGCTATCCTTGAAGCAAGAGAAAAGAAACTCTTTAATTTCATAACTGATGTAGGAGGCGGTGGACTATCCTCTGCAATAACAGAAAATGTTTATCCTTTTGGTGCAGAAATTCATCTTGAAAGAGTTCCTTTAAAATATAAGGGACTTTCCCCAAGAGAGATATGGATTTCTGAATCACAGGAAAGAATGATTCTTTTTGCTGATAAAAAAAATACTCTAAAATTAAAAGAAATTTTTGAAAAACACAATGTTGAAGTAACTATTTTAGGAGAAGTTAAAAAAGACGGTAAATTAAAACTCTTATACAATAATAAAATTTTTGGTGAAATAGATATCAAGTTTATACATGAAAAAAGACCTATAATAAAAAGAAAAGTAGAAAAATTAAAAATAAAGGAAAGAAAATTTATTCCAAGAGAATTAAATCTAAATGAACTTAAGGAAATTTGCTTAAAAATTTTATCTTTACCTAATATTAGGTCAAAAGAAGAAATAATAAAAAGATATGACCATGAAGTTCAAGGAAAAACTTTTAAAAAACCATTAGAGGGAAAAATATTTAAATCTCCTTTTGATGGCAGCATAATTAAACCTATCAGAGATTCAAAAAAAGCACTTGCAATCTCTATTGGAATTAAACCCTCTTATTCAAGAATTTCCCCTTTCAATTCAGCTTTGAATGCTGTTGATGAAGTAATAAGAAGTCTTATAAGTAAAGGGGCTAGCCCTGATAAAATTGTCTTACTTGACAACTTTTGCTTTGCAAGTCCAGAGGATAAAAGAACACTTCAAGAGATTGTAGAATCTGTTCTTGGAGCAATAGAAGGAGCAAAATTTTATAAAGTTCCTTTTATTTCAGGTAAAGATTCTCTATATAATGAATTTAAGGCAAAAAATAAGAAATATAAAATCTTACCAACAACACTAATAACAGGAATTGGAATAGTTGATGATGAAAAAATAGTTCCCTCCTCTTATTTTAAAAGTATAAATAACCCTGTATATGTCATTGGAAAAACTAATTTAGAAGAAATTGGTGGAAGTGAATTTTTAAAAATCAAAAAAATCTTTAAAAAAGGTATTGTTCCGAAAGTTTATCCTCAAAAATTTCTTAAACTCTATAATAAAATTTACCTATCTTTAAAAAAGGAAATCTTTGAATCAACTCATGATGTAAGTGAAGGTGGCATATTTACTGCTTTAAGTGAAATGTGTTTTGCTCTTAAAAGAGGAATTGATATTGATCTTAGAAATATTAAAAGACCAGATCTGTTTTTATTTTCAGAATCAGCAGGTAGAATAATAGCAGAGATTAAAAAAGAAAGAGAAAAAGAATTTTTACTTACTTTTAAAAATTTACCTATCTTTAAACTTGGAAAAATAAATGAAAGCGGAATAATTAAAATAATAACAAGAAAAGGTGAAATTGAATTAAAGGTAGAAGAACTTTATAAAGAATATTCGAAATCTCCTTTTTTGCCATGA
- a CDS encoding acylphosphatase: protein MKKRVHLLIYGRVQGVFYRAFTKEKADLYGIKGWVRNLRDGRVEAVGEGEEELLKEWIKDLWKGPELAIVKEINEEWSDNLENFPDFEIRYF, encoded by the coding sequence ATGAAAAAAAGAGTTCACCTCCTGATCTATGGCAGAGTTCAGGGTGTCTTTTACCGAGCATTCACAAAAGAAAAAGCTGATCTCTACGGCATTAAAGGATGGGTCAGAAATCTAAGAGATGGAAGGGTAGAAGCAGTTGGTGAAGGTGAGGAAGAATTGTTAAAAGAATGGATAAAGGACCTATGGAAAGGACCTGAGCTTGCAATTGTTAAAGAAATAAATGAAGAATGGTCAGATAACCTTGAAAATTTTCCTGATTTTGAAATAAGATACTTTTAA
- a CDS encoding PadR family transcriptional regulator — MKIKFIDRCIIIMLASKKIHGYYLYREFKDAGFDISMVNFYKKLKKLENMGLISSEWRIVNGRPRKVYYLTEKGEKKLKACKENLKKFLFKIKGSIPF, encoded by the coding sequence ATGAAAATAAAATTTATTGACAGGTGTATAATAATTATGCTTGCCTCTAAAAAAATTCATGGTTATTATCTTTATAGAGAATTTAAAGATGCAGGATTTGATATATCCATGGTTAATTTTTATAAAAAATTAAAAAAACTTGAAAATATGGGTCTTATAAGTTCAGAATGGAGAATAGTAAATGGAAGACCCAGAAAAGTTTATTACCTTACTGAAAAAGGGGAAAAAAAACTTAAAGCTTGTAAGGAAAATTTAAAAAAATTTTTATTTAAAATAAAGGGTTCAATTCCCTTTTAA
- a CDS encoding DNA translocase FtsK yields MKKNFGIFLLVVSVYILISLLPIKPNLGGNFGEIIKKFFLKEFGIIYSFSITFFLLGLSLFLINEKFKKLFFTLTLYFLLLPFGLFFIFEGLIEKNTKIFFFYKKIRELFNVYPLFIILFLLISPFYMYLKNLKFKKKIKLEPKIKEQKKEKKIEIKEKEENKEGSIKEIKIDKEKLLQIFKIEEIKTELKKQELEEEAKKIKEKLEEFGIKGEIKEIHPGPFITLYEFEPEKGIQIKRIKNLSEDLALRMKSSRVRVVTPLPDKGTVGIEVPNRKNITLRIGNLLNSKNFFKTSLLTIPFGVTTDGNPYFADLTKMPHLLIAGATGSGKSVFITSIIVSIIIKANPNEVKLLLIDPKRVELSRFEGIPYLLTNVINDRKKAIDILKLATNWMEERYKIFAKEGVRDIESYNKKKKDKMAYIVIIVDEFADLMLTEKNKIEYSITRLAQMARAVGIHLIIATQRPSVDVITGIVKANFPVRASFRLPTITDSRTILDVSGAEKLLGSGDMLFVPPGKGEPIRLHGPFVSDEEVEELVKRITIPYFTKRFKEITGKKISSEKIEILYEKGLIPFITGQRIEAIDETKEHIFNLMKEYFSNIEEFEESLNLVRENYYEKLSEITFESEEEGIELIDIEGKKVDSLIKEAAYIVVSSKKASATLLQRKLNIGFPRAAKIIDQLEELGIVGPSEGSKPRKVLVSLEELSKLLKS; encoded by the coding sequence ATGAAAAAAAACTTTGGAATTTTTCTTCTTGTTGTTTCAGTTTATATCTTGATTTCTCTTTTACCTATAAAACCAAATTTAGGAGGGAATTTTGGTGAAATTATTAAAAAATTTTTTTTAAAAGAATTCGGAATTATTTATTCCTTTTCAATAACGTTCTTTTTATTGGGACTTTCCCTTTTTTTAATTAATGAAAAATTTAAAAAATTATTCTTTACCTTAACCCTCTATTTTTTACTTTTACCTTTTGGATTATTTTTTATCTTTGAGGGGCTTATTGAAAAAAATACAAAAATATTCTTTTTTTACAAAAAAATAAGGGAACTTTTTAACGTATATCCCCTATTTATCATTTTATTCCTCCTTATTTCACCTTTTTATATGTATCTAAAAAATTTAAAATTTAAAAAAAAGATAAAATTAGAACCAAAGATTAAAGAACAAAAGAAAGAAAAAAAAATTGAAATTAAGGAAAAAGAAGAAAATAAAGAAGGATCAATAAAAGAAATAAAAATTGATAAAGAAAAATTATTACAGATTTTTAAAATAGAGGAAATAAAAACTGAATTAAAAAAACAGGAACTGGAAGAAGAAGCAAAAAAAATAAAAGAAAAACTTGAAGAATTTGGAATAAAGGGAGAAATTAAGGAAATTCACCCTGGACCTTTTATTACCCTTTATGAATTTGAACCTGAAAAGGGAATTCAAATTAAAAGAATTAAAAACCTTTCAGAAGACCTTGCTTTAAGAATGAAATCTTCAAGAGTTAGAGTTGTAACTCCATTGCCCGATAAAGGAACAGTTGGTATAGAAGTTCCAAATAGAAAAAATATAACACTACGAATTGGAAACCTTTTAAATTCAAAAAACTTTTTTAAAACAAGTTTATTAACAATACCCTTTGGGGTTACAACAGATGGAAACCCCTATTTTGCTGATCTTACAAAAATGCCTCACCTTCTTATTGCAGGTGCAACAGGAAGCGGAAAATCTGTTTTTATAACCTCAATAATTGTCTCAATAATAATAAAGGCAAACCCTAACGAAGTAAAACTCCTTCTTATTGATCCAAAAAGGGTTGAACTTTCAAGATTTGAAGGAATACCTTACCTTTTAACAAATGTTATAAACGATAGAAAAAAGGCTATTGATATCCTGAAACTTGCAACAAACTGGATGGAAGAAAGATACAAAATATTCGCAAAAGAAGGTGTAAGAGATATAGAAAGTTATAATAAAAAGAAAAAGGATAAAATGGCTTATATAGTTATAATTGTTGATGAATTTGCAGATCTCATGTTAACAGAAAAAAATAAAATTGAATACTCCATAACAAGACTTGCCCAGATGGCAAGAGCTGTTGGAATACATTTAATTATTGCTACACAGAGACCATCTGTTGATGTTATAACTGGTATAGTTAAAGCTAATTTTCCTGTAAGGGCTTCCTTTAGGTTACCAACAATAACAGATTCAAGAACAATCCTTGATGTTTCAGGAGCCGAAAAACTTCTTGGAAGCGGTGATATGCTTTTTGTTCCTCCAGGAAAAGGTGAACCTATAAGACTTCACGGACCCTTTGTGTCTGATGAAGAAGTTGAGGAACTTGTAAAAAGAATTACAATTCCTTATTTCACAAAAAGATTTAAGGAAATAACAGGTAAAAAAATAAGTTCTGAGAAAATCGAAATTTTATATGAAAAGGGGCTAATTCCCTTTATAACAGGTCAGAGAATTGAAGCCATTGATGAAACAAAGGAACACATATTCAATTTAATGAAGGAATACTTCTCAAATATTGAAGAATTCGAAGAAAGTTTAAATCTTGTAAGAGAAAATTACTATGAAAAATTAAGTGAAATAACTTTTGAAAGTGAAGAAGAGGGAATAGAACTCATTGATATTGAAGGTAAAAAAGTTGATTCTCTCATTAAGGAAGCTGCTTATATAGTTGTTTCAAGTAAAAAAGCATCAGCAACCCTTCTTCAGAGAAAATTAAACATAGGTTTTCCAAGAGCTGCAAAAATCATTGATCAATTAGAAGAACTCGGTATAGTGGGACCTTCTGAAGGATCAAAACCAAGAAAAGTTCTTGTTTCCCTTGAAGAGCTTTCAAAACTCTTGAAATCTTGA
- a CDS encoding PPC domain-containing DNA-binding protein, whose translation MKFKDDGNFIVLIMDDGEDFIQNIDRFIQEFKKEKIMPVVSALGMVKEIKMGFWNGKEYEIHEEKEPLELLGISGVITPSTQPPYHFHITVSTRDGKVKGGHLISSKVCNTIEMFLIKGNIDVKRKEEKGLKKLFFD comes from the coding sequence ATGAAATTTAAAGACGATGGAAACTTTATTGTTTTAATAATGGATGATGGGGAAGATTTCATTCAAAATATAGATAGATTTATTCAGGAATTTAAAAAAGAAAAAATAATGCCTGTTGTATCTGCCCTTGGTATGGTAAAAGAAATTAAAATGGGATTCTGGAATGGTAAGGAGTATGAAATTCATGAAGAAAAGGAACCATTAGAACTCTTAGGAATTTCAGGTGTTATAACACCTTCCACACAACCCCCGTATCATTTTCATATTACAGTTTCTACAAGGGATGGAAAAGTAAAAGGGGGACATTTAATCTCTTCAAAAGTATGTAATACAATTGAAATGTTTCTTATAAAAGGAAACATTGATGTAAAAAGAAAAGAAGAAAAGGGGTTAAAAAAACTCTTTTTTGATTAA
- a CDS encoding riboflavin synthase: MFTGIIEKTGKIIDIKTRGEGKEIKVKIEGFNLKKGDSVSIDGVCLTVEEIKGNEYLFYLSKKTLKDTKFGKKLERGMIVNIEESLTFSKKIGGHLIEGHVDFFTKIKNIKKIKEEFEFSFELKKEFKDYIFKKSSIAIDGVSLTVQDVVENFFKVMIIPYTYNNTNFKFKKVGDYVNVECDFLIKGVINYIKGLLSFKNFKKT; this comes from the coding sequence GTGTTTACAGGAATAATAGAAAAAACTGGTAAAATAATTGATATAAAAACGAGAGGAGAAGGCAAGGAAATAAAGGTTAAGATTGAAGGTTTTAATTTAAAAAAGGGAGATAGTGTAAGTATTGATGGTGTTTGTTTGACGGTTGAAGAAATAAAAGGTAATGAATATCTATTTTATCTTTCTAAAAAAACTTTAAAAGATACAAAATTCGGGAAAAAACTTGAAAGGGGAATGATTGTTAATATTGAGGAATCACTAACGTTTTCAAAAAAGATAGGTGGGCATTTAATTGAGGGGCATGTTGATTTTTTTACAAAAATAAAAAATATAAAAAAAATAAAGGAGGAATTTGAATTTTCCTTTGAATTAAAAAAAGAATTTAAAGATTACATTTTTAAAAAATCTTCAATAGCAATTGATGGAGTCTCTTTAACAGTTCAGGATGTAGTGGAAAATTTTTTTAAGGTAATGATTATCCCCTATACTTATAATAATACCAATTTTAAATTTAAAAAGGTAGGCGATTATGTAAATGTAGAGTGTGATTTTTTAATAAAGGGAGTTATAAATTATATAAAAGGACTTTTATCTTTTAAAAATTTTAAAAAAACATAA
- a CDS encoding sodium-dependent transporter: MNSRQRWATRIGLILAMAGNAVGLGNFLRFPVQAAKNGGGAFMIPYFISLLLLGIPLMWVEWAIGRYGGKFGHGTSPGMFDKLWRNPLAKYLGVIGLAGPIAIVIYYIYIESWTLGYAFCSLFGKLPKVPEGANFEEINKIFGTFLSNYAGFNSDSPIFLKPSLYAYLIFLLTFFLNIFILAKGISGGIEAFAKLAMPTLFLFAVILAIRVLTLGSPVDPSVSVLDGLGFLWNPDFSSLLNPNVWLSAAGQIFFTLSVGMGAILTYASYLKEKDDIALSGLSTASLNEFAEVVLGGSIAIPAACAFFGLASAKEIAQSGAFSLGFVSVPAVFSYLPFGFLFGFLWFSLLFFAGITSSLALTQPAIAFLEDEFKIRRLPSVLMVGLFIFIFANFSIFLKGFLDELDFWVGTFFITFFALLETIIFIWLFGPDKAWEEINKGADIKVPKIFYFILKYITPLILIIIFTFWIFQNFGSIFKETSPGKWIARIFIVLFFVFTSILVHFAFKKEKKE; encoded by the coding sequence ATGAATTCAAGACAACGATGGGCAACAAGGATCGGTCTTATTTTAGCGATGGCTGGTAATGCTGTTGGGTTAGGTAATTTTCTAAGATTTCCAGTTCAGGCTGCTAAAAATGGGGGTGGGGCTTTTATGATACCCTACTTTATTTCTCTTCTGCTCTTAGGCATACCTCTTATGTGGGTTGAATGGGCTATCGGAAGGTATGGAGGAAAATTTGGGCATGGAACATCTCCTGGTATGTTTGATAAGTTATGGAGAAACCCTTTGGCAAAGTATCTTGGTGTTATTGGACTTGCAGGACCTATTGCAATAGTTATTTATTATATCTACATTGAGTCATGGACACTTGGTTATGCCTTTTGTTCTCTTTTTGGAAAATTGCCAAAAGTTCCTGAAGGTGCAAATTTTGAAGAGATAAATAAAATTTTTGGGACATTTTTATCAAATTATGCCGGGTTTAATAGTGATTCTCCTATATTTTTAAAACCTTCTCTTTATGCTTATTTAATTTTTCTTTTAACATTTTTTTTAAATATTTTTATTCTTGCAAAGGGAATATCAGGTGGTATTGAAGCTTTTGCTAAACTTGCTATGCCAACTTTATTTTTATTTGCTGTAATCCTTGCTATAAGGGTATTAACACTTGGTTCCCCTGTTGACCCGAGTGTATCAGTCCTTGACGGTCTCGGTTTTTTATGGAACCCTGATTTTTCTTCTCTTTTGAATCCAAATGTGTGGCTTTCAGCAGCAGGACAGATTTTTTTTACTTTAAGTGTTGGAATGGGAGCAATATTAACCTATGCCAGTTATTTAAAGGAAAAAGATGATATTGCCCTTTCAGGTCTTTCAACAGCTTCTTTAAATGAATTTGCTGAAGTTGTTCTTGGAGGATCAATAGCAATTCCAGCAGCCTGTGCCTTCTTTGGACTTGCAAGTGCAAAGGAAATTGCTCAATCCGGGGCTTTCAGTCTCGGTTTTGTATCTGTTCCAGCAGTTTTTTCTTATTTACCTTTTGGTTTTCTTTTTGGATTTTTATGGTTTTCACTTTTATTCTTTGCTGGTATAACTTCTTCTCTTGCTTTAACTCAACCTGCAATTGCTTTTCTTGAAGATGAATTTAAAATCAGGAGATTGCCTTCAGTTTTAATGGTGGGTTTATTTATTTTCATTTTTGCAAACTTTTCCATTTTTTTAAAAGGTTTTCTTGATGAACTTGATTTCTGGGTTGGAACATTTTTTATAACTTTTTTTGCCTTACTTGAAACAATAATATTTATTTGGCTATTTGGTCCTGATAAAGCATGGGAGGAGATAAATAAAGGTGCTGATATAAAAGTGCCAAAAATATTTTATTTTATTCTAAAATATATAACACCCTTAATCCTTATCATAATTTTTACATTCTGGATTTTCCAGAATTTTGGTTCTATTTTTAAAGAAACTTCTCCAGGAAAATGGATAGCAAGAATTTTTATTGTTCTATTTTTTGTTTTTACCTCTATACTTGTTCATTTTGCTTTTAAAAAGGAGAAGAAGGAATGA
- a CDS encoding glycosyltransferase family 4 protein translates to MNKRALVLSDASSTHTWNWIEGYKSLGYKVYLLSFEEPLLNTDSLEDFIKINSRFKPSFPRYLSGANVVKNFIHKINPDIIFAHFIPNYGFLSYLQGEKPFVLFCWGSDLIKVAFKSFIHKLISKRIFNKAKLIVVDAKFMKEIIVTKFKINSEKIIIIPFGVNRELRERGKNIKKDDKRTILFTNRKLERIYNPFVIIDALSKIQNKNFKIIWIARGSLEKKVKEMVYRKGIFDKVEFLEFQERENLYKLLEESDIYLSSSLYDGTSVSLLEAMCFGLFPVVSDILGNREWILDGVNGFLFDPLNSEELSKKIKEAIDNKNLRIKAGEINKNIIEMKANWEDNLKKFYDKIKNI, encoded by the coding sequence ATGAATAAAAGGGCTCTTGTTCTATCTGATGCTTCATCTACCCATACTTGGAACTGGATAGAAGGTTATAAATCTCTTGGCTATAAAGTTTACCTTTTATCCTTTGAAGAACCCCTTTTAAATACAGATAGTTTGGAGGATTTTATTAAAATTAATTCAAGATTTAAACCCTCTTTCCCAAGATACCTTTCAGGAGCAAATGTGGTAAAAAATTTTATACATAAAATAAACCCTGATATAATCTTTGCTCATTTTATACCAAATTACGGATTTCTATCATACCTTCAGGGAGAAAAACCTTTTGTTCTTTTTTGTTGGGGTAGTGATCTTATAAAAGTTGCTTTTAAATCATTTATACATAAATTAATTTCAAAAAGAATTTTTAATAAAGCAAAACTAATAGTAGTTGATGCTAAATTTATGAAAGAAATAATTGTAACTAAATTCAAAATAAATTCAGAAAAAATTATAATAATACCTTTTGGTGTAAATAGAGAATTAAGAGAAAGAGGGAAAAATATTAAAAAAGATGATAAAAGAACTATCCTTTTTACAAATAGAAAGCTGGAAAGAATTTATAATCCCTTTGTAATTATAGATGCCCTTTCAAAAATTCAAAACAAGAATTTTAAAATTATATGGATAGCAAGGGGTTCTCTTGAAAAAAAGGTAAAGGAAATGGTATATAGAAAGGGAATCTTCGATAAGGTTGAATTTCTTGAATTTCAGGAAAGAGAAAATCTATATAAATTGCTTGAAGAGTCTGATATATATTTATCCTCATCCCTCTATGACGGGACAAGTGTTTCATTACTTGAAGCAATGTGTTTCGGTCTTTTTCCTGTAGTTTCTGATATTCTTGGAAACAGGGAATGGATTCTTGATGGTGTGAACGGTTTTCTCTTTGATCCTTTAAACTCAGAAGAACTCAGTAAAAAAATAAAAGAAGCTATTGATAATAAAAACTTAAGAATTAAAGCTGGCGAAATAAACAAAAATATTATAGAAATGAAAGCAAACTGGGAAGATAATTTAAAGAAGTTTTATGATAAAATAAAAAATATATGA
- the rfbD gene encoding dTDP-4-dehydrorhamnose reductase, translating into MKILLTGATGMLGNKILEKIDYDFIKPDRKSLDLSKPEELTNFLKKLPEIDGIWHIAAYTDVEKAEIDEENSYLVNWISTKILTEFSIKKNIRILYISTDYVFDGFKNSPYKEWDKTNPLNVYGKSKLFGEKEVLRNKEGLVIRTSWLFGERGKNFVTKIIEKAEKEKEIKVVIDQCGSPTYTEDLAIALKMLWEKNESGIFHFSNKGEVSWFEFAKEIFNLLGIKKDIKPVLQEELNLKAKRPFYSVLDTFLIENKLKIKIRSWKEALKDYIENI; encoded by the coding sequence TTGAAAATACTTTTAACAGGCGCAACTGGAATGCTTGGCAATAAAATTCTTGAAAAGATAGATTATGATTTTATAAAACCTGACAGGAAATCCCTCGATTTATCAAAACCTGAAGAACTTACAAATTTTTTAAAAAAATTACCTGAAATTGATGGAATCTGGCATATTGCAGCATATACTGATGTGGAAAAAGCTGAAATTGACGAAGAAAACTCTTATCTTGTTAACTGGATATCAACAAAAATTCTTACTGAATTTTCAATTAAAAAAAACATAAGAATTTTATATATAAGCACAGATTATGTATTTGACGGTTTTAAAAATAGCCCCTATAAGGAGTGGGACAAAACAAATCCTTTAAATGTCTATGGAAAAAGTAAACTCTTTGGAGAAAAAGAAGTTTTGAGGAATAAAGAAGGTCTTGTTATAAGAACATCATGGCTCTTTGGTGAAAGGGGGAAAAATTTTGTTACAAAAATTATAGAAAAAGCAGAAAAGGAAAAGGAGATAAAAGTTGTAATTGATCAATGTGGCAGTCCCACTTATACTGAGGACCTTGCTATCGCACTAAAGATGTTGTGGGAAAAGAATGAGTCGGGTATATTTCACTTTTCAAACAAAGGTGAAGTATCTTGGTTCGAATTTGCAAAGGAAATTTTCAATTTACTTGGTATAAAAAAAGATATTAAACCCGTTTTACAAGAAGAACTCAATTTAAAGGCTAAAAGACCCTTTTATTCAGTTCTTGACACTTTTTTAATTGAGAATAAGTTAAAAATAAAAATACGTTCTTGGAAAGAAGCTCTTAAGGATTATATAGAAAATATTTAA
- a CDS encoding thioredoxin family protein: MALLRDEDRREIKKYFNERLKDEVKLLLFTQKINCRFCNETEELLKEIAELSNGKIILEIKNYAIDKEDAFKYGIDKVPAIIILDKDGNDKRIRFFGIPAGYEFASLLEAISMVSRGDSGLSEEIKEKIREIDKDMHLQVFVTPSCPYCPQMVVLSHKFAFENEKIRGDMIEVSEFPELAELYEVMGVPKTVINNRTFIEGAVSVKDYLRRILEVLNS; the protein is encoded by the coding sequence ATGGCACTTTTAAGGGATGAAGATAGAAGGGAAATAAAAAAATATTTTAATGAAAGATTAAAAGATGAAGTGAAACTTTTGCTCTTTACTCAGAAAATAAATTGCAGGTTCTGTAATGAAACAGAGGAACTTTTAAAAGAAATAGCAGAATTATCAAATGGTAAGATTATTCTTGAGATTAAAAATTATGCGATTGATAAAGAGGATGCTTTTAAATATGGAATTGATAAAGTTCCTGCCATAATTATTCTTGATAAAGACGGAAATGATAAGAGAATAAGATTTTTTGGAATACCAGCAGGTTATGAGTTTGCTTCTCTTTTAGAAGCAATAAGTATGGTCTCAAGAGGTGATTCTGGTTTAAGTGAAGAAATTAAAGAAAAAATAAGAGAGATAGATAAAGATATGCATTTGCAGGTTTTTGTTACACCTTCCTGTCCCTATTGTCCTCAAATGGTAGTTCTATCCCATAAATTTGCCTTTGAAAATGAAAAAATAAGAGGGGATATGATTGAAGTATCGGAATTTCCTGAACTTGCAGAACTTTATGAGGTTATGGGTGTTCCCAAAACTGTCATAAACAATAGGACATTCATTGAAGGTGCAGTATCAGTAAAAGATTATTTAAGAAGAATTCTTGAAGTTTTAAATTCTTAA